A region of Candidatus Poribacteria bacterium DNA encodes the following proteins:
- a CDS encoding tetratricopeptide repeat protein, translated as MAHKLKNVRYFVVIGLLTCLLSGCNPSDQTQQQQRELQRDVLRLRMGQALNPTDAEGYIQLGIAYRELGEYENAMESFQNAIALDDQHHHAYNNLGLVYADLGLFVLAIETFDTALELSPGNPAFYNNLGYAYDMTDQFEEALAAFQSAIETEPTFADAYYNMASAYLGREMYQEAIQNYEAALEIEAGDADTYFNLGLAYEENGEFLRAIQSYEKGLSLDDSDAEAYYRLAQAYEKNDDPLMMRRYLEIFLKRAEGIPYLEEQIRAAEQMFDR; from the coding sequence GTGGCACATAAATTAAAAAACGTTAGGTATTTTGTCGTAATAGGGCTCTTAACCTGTTTACTGTCCGGATGTAATCCTTCCGATCAAACGCAGCAACAGCAGCGCGAGCTTCAACGTGATGTGTTAAGGCTCAGAATGGGACAGGCACTCAATCCGACAGATGCGGAAGGGTATATTCAACTCGGCATAGCCTATCGTGAACTCGGTGAATACGAGAATGCTATGGAGTCTTTTCAAAACGCCATTGCGCTTGATGATCAGCATCATCACGCCTATAACAACCTCGGTTTGGTTTACGCCGATCTCGGTTTGTTTGTACTTGCGATTGAGACGTTCGACACTGCGCTTGAGTTATCGCCTGGAAACCCCGCCTTCTACAACAATCTCGGTTATGCTTACGACATGACAGACCAGTTCGAGGAGGCGCTTGCCGCCTTTCAAAGCGCAATTGAGACAGAGCCAACTTTTGCCGATGCCTACTACAATATGGCGAGTGCCTACCTCGGCCGCGAAATGTATCAGGAGGCTATTCAAAACTACGAGGCTGCCCTCGAAATAGAGGCGGGAGACGCTGATACCTATTTTAATCTCGGTCTCGCTTACGAGGAGAACGGAGAATTTCTGCGCGCCATCCAATCCTATGAAAAAGGCTTATCCCTTGATGACAGCGATGCAGAAGCCTATTATCGTCTTGCGCAAGCGTATGAAAAAAATGACGATCCGCTCATGATGCGTCGTTATCTGGAGATTTTCTTAAAGCGTGCTGAGGGGATCCCTTATCTTGAGGAACAGATCCGCGCTGCCGAGCAGATGTTTGATAGATAG
- a CDS encoding amidohydrolase family protein — translation MIIDTHTHFYDPTRPEGVPWPNPDDDVLYRKVMPEDYKALAVPEGATGTVVVEASKWLEDNQWILDLAADEPFIVGFVGHLEPDDSDFEASLARFSANPLFRGIRLGGGHLRAIGDDTFLANIEKLAANELALDLLINPEMLSTLPTLVEHTPEMHIVINHIAGARISEEPPDPGWVSAIHEVARYPNIYCKVSGLAEHTGQIPAPTDVTYYTPTIDVLWDAFGEDRLIYGSNWPVSERFAPYNVVQQIVNDYFSAKGDAVKAKFFYQNAQTAYRLK, via the coding sequence ATGATTATTGATACACATACACATTTCTACGATCCAACGCGCCCCGAAGGCGTACCCTGGCCGAATCCAGATGACGATGTGCTTTACCGAAAGGTGATGCCTGAAGACTACAAAGCACTCGCAGTCCCCGAAGGTGCGACAGGCACTGTCGTCGTCGAGGCGAGCAAATGGCTTGAGGACAATCAATGGATTCTGGACCTCGCCGCAGATGAACCTTTCATTGTAGGGTTTGTTGGGCATTTAGAACCCGACGATTCGGATTTTGAAGCGTCTTTGGCAAGGTTTTCCGCGAACCCACTCTTTCGCGGGATACGCCTCGGTGGTGGACATCTACGCGCCATCGGTGACGACACATTTTTAGCCAATATTGAGAAATTAGCCGCAAACGAACTCGCCTTGGATCTATTGATTAACCCTGAGATGTTATCAACACTGCCCACCTTGGTTGAACATACGCCCGAGATGCACATTGTGATCAATCACATCGCAGGCGCGCGAATATCAGAGGAACCCCCCGATCCGGGTTGGGTTTCCGCCATCCACGAAGTCGCTCGCTACCCGAACATCTATTGCAAAGTATCTGGACTCGCAGAACACACAGGGCAAATTCCCGCGCCGACAGATGTCACCTATTACACCCCAACGATAGACGTCTTATGGGATGCATTTGGCGAGGATCGGCTTATCTACGGGAGTAATTGGCCCGTATCCGAACGTTTTGCGCCCTACAACGTCGTGCAACAGATAGTGAACGACTACTTCAGTGCGAAAGGTGATGCAGTCAAAGCAAAATTCTTCTATCAGAACGCCCAGACAGCGTATCGACTTAAATAG
- a CDS encoding nitroreductase, producing the protein MDVKDAILSRRTIFKFKPEPIPNDVIEQVFSFGIWAPNHHVTEPWRFIVIGEKTKLILADRYREIKIEDTPDHVDAENLAKIGELAYEKFMSKPTIIAVSCIQEGDEQRRREDYAAACCAVQNVQLAAWDAGVGMQWSTGRITLEEQTYELLGIDSSQEYIIGFFYTGYPADVGAPKRQPAGEFIRWVA; encoded by the coding sequence ATGGATGTTAAAGACGCGATTCTTTCACGACGCACCATTTTTAAGTTCAAACCGGAACCGATACCCAACGATGTCATCGAACAGGTTTTCAGTTTTGGGATATGGGCACCCAACCACCATGTCACCGAGCCGTGGCGTTTCATCGTGATCGGTGAAAAAACAAAACTAATCCTCGCAGACCGCTACCGCGAGATTAAGATTGAGGATACACCCGACCACGTTGATGCCGAAAATCTCGCAAAAATCGGTGAACTGGCTTACGAGAAATTCATGTCCAAGCCGACGATTATCGCCGTTTCGTGCATACAGGAGGGTGATGAGCAACGTCGACGGGAAGATTATGCCGCTGCCTGCTGTGCAGTGCAGAACGTTCAGCTCGCGGCATGGGATGCCGGGGTCGGTATGCAGTGGAGCACCGGTAGGATTACGCTCGAAGAACAGACGTATGAGTTGCTCGGAATTGATTCGTCCCAAGAGTACATCATCGGCTTTTTCTATACGGGGTATCCCGCCGACGTCGGTGCTCCGAAACGACAACCCGCAGGTGAGTTTATCCGCTGGGTAGCTTAA
- a CDS encoding formylglycine-generating enzyme family protein, producing the protein MVLIVGGICNLDQAHAVCRSYGEDMKIFCIIICLLLLALSQQVVSAQQPTVTGPQKESIEGFVELGMPLEEALTKITFIVTWSSGDGNDEVIFEGEGVTHYPDRIVLTEKHEIYGRTSHSSYTIFPQDTVESNRYIFVLLADWGGGSGVFLDLNVVDKKTFRTVDDVGLGDRARIEEIALADTHRDTVSITYIRREVKKGEPLHDPKKAIKKHFRMIGGILQEVENPFSPSDADEVLTPDQGVEVSGKAQILLSPSDPNMVLIPAGEFQMGSNDKAFDGEKWIHTVYVDAFYMDVYEVTNAQYKMFVDANPQWQKDHIPWRYHDGNYLKDWSGNNYPIGKGDHAVANVSWHGARAYAKWVDKRLPTQAEWEKAARGGLTDQRYPWGNSIDFSKANHARNVGGTTPVGSYPPNRYGLYDMVGNVWEWCLDEPDSDFYKTSPGRNPIAGADSVTDIINGFFNRKSSRVLRGGSWIRFARDVKISDIDYGPPNFSNDDFGFRCVKPVTP; encoded by the coding sequence ATGGTATTAATTGTAGGAGGGATTTGTAATCTCGATCAGGCACACGCCGTGTGCCGTAGTTATGGAGAAGATATGAAGATTTTTTGCATAATCATCTGCCTGCTGTTACTCGCCTTGAGCCAGCAAGTTGTGTCTGCGCAACAGCCGACTGTGACAGGGCCGCAGAAAGAATCTATTGAGGGTTTTGTTGAATTGGGAATGCCTCTGGAGGAAGCACTTACCAAAATTACTTTCATTGTTACGTGGTCAAGCGGAGATGGGAATGATGAAGTGATTTTTGAAGGTGAAGGCGTAACCCATTATCCTGATCGAATCGTCTTGACTGAAAAACATGAAATATATGGACGTACTTCTCATAGTAGTTACACCATCTTCCCTCAGGATACTGTTGAAAGTAATCGCTATATTTTTGTGCTTTTAGCTGACTGGGGAGGTGGATCGGGTGTCTTTTTGGATCTCAATGTAGTGGATAAAAAGACGTTCCGAACTGTTGACGACGTCGGTCTGGGAGATCGCGCGCGCATTGAAGAGATCGCTTTGGCTGATACACACAGGGACACTGTGTCTATCACCTATATTAGGCGGGAGGTCAAAAAAGGTGAGCCCTTACATGACCCCAAAAAAGCAATCAAGAAGCATTTTAGGATGATAGGCGGTATACTTCAAGAGGTGGAAAATCCTTTCAGTCCCTCTGATGCTGATGAGGTTTTAACACCTGATCAGGGGGTAGAAGTTTCTGGTAAGGCTCAAATTCTTCTGAGTCCATCCGATCCTAACATGGTTTTGATTCCCGCAGGTGAGTTTCAAATGGGGAGCAATGATAAGGCATTCGATGGCGAGAAGTGGATACATACTGTCTACGTTGATGCATTTTACATGGATGTATATGAGGTTACAAATGCACAATATAAGATGTTTGTTGATGCCAATCCACAGTGGCAGAAAGATCATATTCCTTGGAGATATCATGATGGGAACTATCTGAAAGACTGGAGTGGAAATAATTATCCTATTGGTAAAGGCGACCATGCTGTTGCCAATGTGAGTTGGCATGGTGCAAGGGCTTATGCGAAATGGGTAGATAAGCGTCTTCCGACACAAGCAGAATGGGAAAAAGCAGCGCGTGGTGGATTAACAGATCAAAGGTATCCGTGGGGTAATTCGATTGATTTCAGTAAGGCAAACCACGCAAGGAATGTTGGCGGTACAACTCCTGTTGGTAGTTATCCACCTAACAGGTATGGATTGTATGATATGGTGGGTAATGTTTGGGAGTGGTGTCTTGATGAGCCTGACAGCGATTTTTACAAAACTTCACCTGGTCGCAATCCAATTGCTGGTGCTGATAGTGTCACAGACATTATAAATGGATTTTTTAATCGTAAATCGTCGCGCGTATTACGTGGTGGTTCTTGGATTAGGTTTGCTCGAGACGTAAAAATTTCTGATATTGACTACGGTCCCCCTAATTTTTCAAACGATGATTTCGGTTTCCGTTGTGTTAAGCCTGTAACACCTTAG
- a CDS encoding prepilin peptidase, with the protein MPIFIFVLGAAIGSFLNVCIYRIPLPDVSIHSPRRSFCPECNELISFYDNIPVLSYLLLRGRCRSCKAKISVVYPLVELATAVLFLFMFYHFGLTLELLLALTFIAVLLPISVIDVRHYIIPNVLIVTGLILGLVIVCAIAYQRADVWYLLTRLIGAVAGWLMLWLIAVIGSAVLRKKAMGGGDIKLMALIGLFLGAWPELAMVIAFSAFSGAIVGTVLIASGVKSRQSPIPYGPFLAGAALLVLLCGDSLWHKYLQFVGWY; encoded by the coding sequence ATGCCGATTTTTATTTTCGTGTTGGGTGCCGCAATCGGTAGTTTTCTCAATGTGTGTATCTATCGCATTCCGCTCCCGGACGTATCCATTCATTCGCCACGCCGCTCCTTTTGCCCCGAATGTAATGAACTCATAAGCTTTTATGACAACATCCCCGTTTTAAGTTATCTGCTTTTACGGGGAAGATGTCGGTCTTGTAAGGCGAAAATTTCCGTTGTATATCCATTGGTTGAACTGGCAACAGCAGTGCTGTTTCTGTTCATGTTCTACCACTTCGGGTTGACCCTCGAACTGCTACTCGCGCTTACTTTCATTGCTGTATTGTTGCCGATTTCTGTCATTGATGTGAGGCACTATATTATTCCAAACGTCCTCATTGTGACGGGGTTGATCCTCGGTTTGGTTATTGTCTGCGCGATCGCGTATCAACGTGCGGATGTTTGGTATCTGCTCACACGTCTCATCGGTGCCGTTGCTGGCTGGCTGATGTTATGGTTAATTGCCGTAATTGGAAGTGCTGTCTTACGCAAAAAAGCGATGGGGGGTGGCGACATCAAGCTGATGGCACTCATCGGATTGTTTCTCGGAGCGTGGCCCGAACTCGCGATGGTGATAGCCTTTTCTGCATTCAGCGGTGCGATTGTCGGGACTGTCCTCATTGCCTCTGGTGTAAAAAGCCGCCAAAGCCCGATCCCTTATGGTCCCTTCCTCGCAGGTGCCGCTCTGTTGGTACTTTTGTGCGGTGATAGCCTCTGGCATAAGTACTTGCAATTCGTGGGATGGTATTAA
- a CDS encoding sigma-54-dependent Fis family transcriptional regulator yields METILIVDDEKNTLKMLSQGLKMRGYQALTAASGEAALQQCVKSDVDLVLLDIRMENGMDGVQTLVKLRERYPELNVVMMSAQQDIEIAVKTMELGAKRYIAKPISIDKILSSVQPFLDISRLSQENEILKSQITPTDEMVGESAVISHLRSQIERVAGSKLGVLISGENGTGKQLVANAIHRQSRRAAKTFIPLNCAALPDELIESELFGHERGAFTGADSRRQGRFELAHGGTIFLDEIGDMSLKAQAKVLRVIETGEVERLGGNQIRTVDVRIIAATNKHLPEEIEKGGFRRDLFYRLNVVPITVPPLRERTEDIPMLVKYFAERLQLNMASHPKVIDPRAYTVFQSYKWPGNIRELKNIVERLLIMVNRNVVMAPDVAEALLLTPQPTSSYSSPGATLNQDALQSALGIPLYTPGTALSKMMDTAEAQCILAALEENKWNIRRTAEALQVERSNLYKKMNRYGISRPSSAS; encoded by the coding sequence ATGGAAACCATTCTGATTGTAGATGACGAAAAAAATACGCTTAAAATGTTGTCCCAAGGGCTCAAAATGCGCGGGTACCAAGCTCTCACAGCGGCGAGTGGTGAGGCAGCATTGCAACAGTGCGTCAAGTCCGATGTAGATCTTGTGCTGTTGGATATCCGCATGGAAAATGGAATGGATGGTGTTCAGACGCTTGTAAAACTTCGTGAACGCTATCCAGAGTTAAATGTGGTGATGATGTCTGCGCAACAAGATATTGAAATTGCTGTTAAGACGATGGAACTCGGGGCAAAGCGATATATCGCAAAACCGATTAGTATTGATAAAATTCTCTCCAGTGTTCAGCCGTTTTTGGATATATCACGCTTATCGCAAGAAAATGAGATTCTAAAATCACAAATTACACCCACCGACGAAATGGTAGGTGAGAGTGCTGTTATTTCGCACCTCCGCTCACAGATTGAACGGGTCGCGGGGAGTAAGCTCGGTGTTCTCATCTCTGGCGAGAATGGCACGGGTAAGCAACTTGTTGCGAATGCGATCCACCGACAGAGCAGACGTGCCGCGAAAACCTTTATTCCCCTCAACTGTGCCGCTCTGCCCGATGAACTCATTGAGAGTGAACTCTTTGGACATGAACGCGGTGCTTTTACTGGTGCAGATTCACGAAGACAGGGACGTTTTGAACTCGCTCACGGTGGAACTATCTTTCTTGATGAAATTGGCGATATGAGTTTAAAAGCGCAAGCGAAGGTCCTGCGCGTCATTGAAACCGGTGAAGTCGAACGTCTTGGAGGAAATCAAATTCGGACGGTAGATGTTCGAATTATCGCAGCAACTAATAAACACCTCCCTGAAGAGATTGAAAAGGGGGGGTTTCGACGTGACCTTTTCTATCGGCTTAATGTTGTACCTATTACCGTTCCACCGCTTCGAGAACGTACAGAAGATATTCCGATGTTAGTAAAATACTTTGCTGAGCGTTTGCAACTCAATATGGCATCCCATCCAAAAGTCATTGATCCAAGGGCTTATACTGTGTTTCAAAGTTACAAGTGGCCTGGGAACATCCGAGAGTTAAAAAACATCGTTGAACGTCTCCTGATTATGGTAAATCGAAATGTTGTGATGGCACCCGATGTCGCCGAGGCTTTGTTATTGACACCTCAACCTACTTCCTCATATTCATCGCCAGGTGCAACTCTGAATCAAGATGCCTTACAGTCTGCTCTGGGGATACCGCTCTACACACCTGGGACGGCTCTGAGCAAGATGATGGATACTGCCGAAGCGCAATGCATCCTTGCGGCTTTGGAAGAAAATAAGTGGAACATCCGACGTACCGCAGAAGCATTACAGGTGGAACGGAGCAACTTGTACAAGAAAATGAACCGATATGGCATTTCGCGACCGAGTTCTGCGAGTTAA
- a CDS encoding HAMP domain-containing protein, with product MRNRLSGLRFHDKIFIAYGFVFLVMFGVIFGSTSFLIRRAFRREIETYVERIQAQISNNYQKLLNQIQKEVHATANDVRLHDVIERGAPFSYLPAPEFDLLEYGAPDGRLLYPDTRVGRRNPLYNPSDNEKGHIQLRSIPEQSDLGLQYVVQVTEAGDWGFVTGGRLLQTWLETTQTSIQSDEHPIFLVGRSQMSDTASFDTESQTTGEDWLPLNFASQTAQGRGWFKLLPSWLPEQKVFLQGTEETDGRAFTAFRITPFNSPFTMTREVPSVGLVVAYSHERQVRWQQQLTITLLLSGIGGLALVYLISYIMSRRITRPIAVLREGVGHIAAGDLDHRVKIQSHNEVGQLAEGFNQMAQDLKQSMEERMAAERAATWRDAARQVAHEVKNPLFPIRLSVENLQQAKSNPEVFEQIFSECTDTVIEEVDRIGKLIDEFHQFARVPKPQRKWSQLNDIVRSVLTLYTGRHIPDLEQENEIAPMSSEQVDSVLQGSTEEFWLENLSKIKVSTELVPLPLLLVDPEQITQALGNLLKNAIEAMPEGGLLKVKTYFTPNGSQQENLVADESDSNRYAPTADSREPTAINGTISLEIQDTGHGMSEETMANLFVPYYTTKSEASSRGLGVPIVRRIVTEHGAEIDFQSTEGVGTTVRIHFPHD from the coding sequence ATGAGGAATAGGCTTTCCGGTTTACGATTCCATGATAAAATATTTATCGCTTACGGCTTCGTCTTTCTTGTCATGTTTGGCGTTATCTTTGGGAGTACCAGTTTCCTGATTCGGCGCGCTTTTAGACGGGAAATTGAAACTTATGTTGAGCGGATTCAAGCCCAGATTTCAAACAATTATCAAAAGTTGCTCAACCAAATTCAGAAAGAGGTCCATGCCACTGCCAATGATGTAAGGCTGCATGATGTCATAGAAAGAGGAGCGCCGTTTAGTTATCTACCGGCACCAGAGTTTGATCTTTTAGAGTATGGTGCTCCGGACGGAAGACTGCTATATCCCGATACACGTGTAGGAAGAAGGAACCCACTATATAATCCGTCGGACAACGAGAAGGGACATATACAACTCAGAAGTATTCCCGAACAGAGCGATTTGGGGCTACAATATGTCGTTCAGGTAACGGAAGCCGGCGATTGGGGATTTGTGACGGGGGGCCGCCTCTTGCAAACGTGGTTAGAGACAACCCAAACGAGCATCCAATCAGATGAGCATCCGATCTTCCTTGTAGGAAGGTCCCAAATGTCGGACACAGCATCTTTCGACACCGAATCGCAGACAACAGGGGAGGATTGGCTACCGTTAAATTTCGCCTCTCAGACGGCGCAAGGAAGAGGATGGTTTAAATTGCTCCCGAGTTGGCTGCCAGAGCAAAAAGTCTTTTTACAGGGAACGGAAGAGACCGATGGGCGCGCTTTTACGGCTTTTCGGATAACACCTTTCAACTCACCCTTTACGATGACGCGCGAGGTGCCTTCTGTTGGTTTGGTCGTTGCATATTCGCATGAACGTCAAGTGAGATGGCAGCAGCAACTTACGATCACGCTGCTTTTAAGTGGTATCGGTGGACTCGCGTTAGTTTATCTCATCAGTTATATCATGAGTCGTCGGATTACTCGTCCTATCGCGGTTCTACGTGAGGGAGTTGGTCATATTGCAGCGGGTGATCTTGATCATCGCGTTAAAATCCAATCCCATAACGAGGTGGGGCAGCTTGCTGAGGGATTCAATCAAATGGCACAGGACCTGAAGCAAAGCATGGAAGAGCGCATGGCGGCGGAACGTGCTGCGACTTGGAGGGATGCTGCACGGCAGGTGGCACATGAGGTTAAAAACCCGCTCTTTCCGATTCGGCTCTCTGTTGAAAACCTGCAGCAGGCGAAATCGAATCCTGAAGTTTTTGAGCAAATATTCAGTGAGTGTACCGACACAGTCATTGAAGAAGTGGACCGGATCGGTAAACTCATAGATGAGTTCCATCAATTCGCACGAGTGCCAAAGCCCCAGCGGAAATGGAGCCAGTTGAATGACATTGTGAGATCTGTTCTGACGTTGTACACCGGTAGACACATACCGGACCTTGAGCAGGAGAATGAAATCGCACCGATGAGTTCAGAGCAGGTAGACTCGGTACTACAAGGTTCTACTGAGGAGTTTTGGCTTGAAAACCTCTCAAAAATTAAAGTTAGCACTGAGTTAGTTCCGCTTCCTCTGCTTTTAGTTGATCCAGAACAGATTACACAAGCACTTGGCAATCTTCTGAAAAATGCAATTGAAGCGATGCCTGAGGGCGGATTGCTTAAGGTTAAAACCTATTTCACACCAAATGGCAGTCAGCAAGAGAATCTGGTGGCAGATGAAAGCGATAGCAATCGCTATGCACCGACAGCCGACAGCCGAGAGCCGACAGCCATTAATGGTACGATTTCGCTGGAAATTCAAGATACTGGTCACGGTATGTCCGAAGAGACTATGGCGAATCTCTTTGTGCCTTATTACACGACAAAGTCGGAGGCAAGTAGTAGAGGGCTCGGCGTGCCGATTGTTAGAAGGATTGTCACGGAGCACGGTGCTGAGATAGACTTTCAAAGCACTGAAGGCGTAGGCACGACTGTCCGTATCCATTTTCCCCATGACTGA
- a CDS encoding mannose-6-phosphate isomerase, protein MAVCPKELQEIITIEKPWGRFIQYVLNQPVTVKILEIRAGEQVSYQYHHHRSELWIPLDEGACINLDGTIQRPTPMEPVFIPQGAKHQLIGESKDYRILEIAFGHFDEEDIVRLSDKYGRIF, encoded by the coding sequence ATGGCTGTATGCCCGAAAGAACTTCAGGAAATCATAACAATTGAAAAACCTTGGGGGCGTTTTATACAATACGTCCTCAATCAACCCGTTACCGTCAAAATTTTGGAAATTCGGGCAGGCGAGCAGGTAAGTTATCAGTATCACCACCATCGCAGTGAATTATGGATTCCGCTTGATGAGGGGGCTTGTATAAACCTTGATGGCACAATTCAGCGTCCCACCCCCATGGAACCCGTATTTATTCCGCAAGGTGCTAAACATCAACTTATCGGGGAATCTAAGGACTATCGAATACTCGAAATTGCGTTTGGGCACTTTGACGAAGAGGATATCGTTCGTCTTTCAGACAAGTATGGCAGAATTTTTTAA
- a CDS encoding beta-lactamase family protein has product MHQTHLTEPQGIIKNLIENSISEKVFPGAVVCILTDKKVLYHEAFGYRWVKPKKLPMLRTTVFDLASLTKPIAIGTLCMQFVERGKLSLDTPAEKYLPEFRHEGVTLKHLLTHTSGLPAWLPVYLRAPSRTDVISYLGDVPLETQPGKKVVYSCLGYIVLGTLFERVVGKSLDKLARDQIFAPLGMEWTRFNPPQAWREHCAATEDSNSFERRMVNYERYDWREGVIIGQVHDENAHFLGGVSGNAGLFSTAKDLSLFCRTLMDNGGGLLRSESLSTMQQVASAEGERRGIGWVVTDDGCLYHTGFTGTSIRICLKRRLAAILLTNRVHPDADRRGIIEFRKIFHDIVFGGQL; this is encoded by the coding sequence ATGCATCAAACCCACCTCACCGAACCACAAGGTATAATTAAAAACCTTATTGAGAATAGCATCTCCGAAAAGGTGTTTCCGGGTGCCGTCGTCTGTATCCTTACTGATAAAAAAGTGCTTTATCACGAGGCGTTTGGGTATCGATGGGTGAAACCGAAAAAACTACCGATGCTTCGCACGACGGTATTCGATTTAGCCTCGCTGACGAAACCGATTGCCATAGGAACGCTTTGCATGCAGTTCGTTGAGAGAGGCAAACTTTCCTTGGATACACCCGCAGAGAAATATCTACCCGAGTTCAGACATGAAGGCGTGACGCTTAAACACCTGCTGACACATACTTCAGGACTCCCCGCGTGGTTACCCGTCTATCTGCGCGCACCATCACGTACAGATGTAATCTCCTATCTCGGAGATGTTCCCCTGGAAACTCAACCTGGGAAGAAAGTCGTGTACAGCTGCTTGGGATATATTGTGTTAGGCACACTCTTTGAAAGGGTCGTAGGAAAATCTCTGGATAAATTGGCACGAGATCAGATTTTCGCGCCACTGGGTATGGAATGGACGCGGTTCAACCCACCACAAGCATGGCGTGAGCACTGTGCCGCAACAGAGGATTCCAACAGTTTCGAACGCCGGATGGTGAACTACGAACGCTACGATTGGCGAGAAGGTGTGATCATCGGACAGGTCCACGATGAAAACGCACATTTCCTCGGCGGCGTTTCCGGCAATGCTGGACTTTTCTCTACGGCAAAAGACCTCAGTCTGTTCTGCCGAACGTTGATGGACAACGGTGGTGGACTGTTACGCTCGGAGAGTCTCTCTACGATGCAACAGGTCGCTTCGGCGGAGGGAGAACGCCGGGGCATCGGTTGGGTCGTGACAGACGACGGCTGTCTCTACCATACAGGGTTCACTGGCACTTCAATACGAATCTGTCTAAAAAGAAGACTTGCAGCGATTCTGTTGACAAATCGAGTGCATCCCGATGCTGATCGGCGTGGCATTATCGAATTCCGAAAAATCTTCCACGATATAGTTTTCGGTGGTCAGCTTTAA
- a CDS encoding DUF1343 domain-containing protein: MADHLKTELGLNVLLTEKSDWIRGKSIGLITNHTGVDTTLRGNYRLFAEASLCRLSAIFSPEHGFWGAVQDGIAVDSLDVSDENASHSHRTSVPVYSLYGQSVRPTVSQLEGIDLLVYDMQDVGARYYTYISTLLHAMEAASDQGIEFIVADRPNPITCNAVEGSILERGFESFVGIHRVPVRYGLTIGELAMLLKAERVPTCPLNVAWMHGYARDMWYDDTGLQWVPPSPNMPTLTTAILYPGLCLFEGTNMSEGRGTTKPFEYIGAPWCNGEKWAEILNALCLPGVLFRPVVFTPAPVAENTKHAKQTCGGVAIHITDRERFLPIETAIHMLSTLITEYRDVFAFRPAHFDRLAGNSQLRNALLDREPLDKVLVRWSDELQIWRENTTQYHIYD, from the coding sequence ATGGCAGATCATTTAAAAACTGAATTAGGGTTGAATGTTCTCCTCACGGAGAAAAGCGACTGGATTCGAGGCAAGTCAATTGGGCTGATTACAAACCACACAGGGGTTGATACCACCTTACGGGGTAATTATCGACTTTTCGCGGAGGCGTCATTGTGTCGGCTTTCCGCGATCTTTTCTCCAGAACATGGGTTCTGGGGCGCGGTCCAAGATGGCATTGCCGTTGACAGCCTTGATGTTTCAGATGAAAACGCATCCCATTCTCACCGCACGAGCGTCCCGGTCTATAGTTTATATGGACAATCAGTCCGTCCAACAGTCAGCCAGCTTGAGGGTATTGATCTACTCGTCTATGATATGCAGGATGTCGGTGCGCGTTACTATACCTATATCTCGACGCTGCTACATGCAATGGAAGCCGCTAGCGATCAAGGCATTGAGTTCATTGTCGCAGACCGCCCGAATCCGATTACGTGCAATGCTGTGGAGGGATCAATATTGGAACGTGGGTTTGAATCGTTTGTCGGCATACATAGGGTGCCTGTTCGTTACGGCTTGACAATTGGCGAATTGGCAATGCTATTGAAGGCAGAGCGTGTCCCAACATGCCCGCTAAACGTTGCATGGATGCACGGATACGCACGCGACATGTGGTACGATGACACCGGCTTGCAGTGGGTGCCACCCTCGCCCAACATGCCGACGCTCACAACTGCAATCCTCTATCCAGGTTTATGCTTATTTGAAGGAACAAATATGAGCGAAGGCAGGGGAACGACAAAGCCATTTGAATACATCGGCGCGCCTTGGTGCAACGGTGAAAAATGGGCTGAGATACTCAATGCGTTGTGTCTACCCGGTGTCCTGTTCCGTCCCGTTGTTTTTACACCTGCCCCAGTTGCTGAAAACACAAAGCACGCGAAACAGACGTGCGGCGGCGTTGCAATCCATATTACCGATAGAGAACGCTTTCTGCCAATAGAAACGGCTATCCACATGTTATCCACTTTAATCACCGAATACAGAGACGTGTTTGCGTTCCGACCCGCGCACTTCGATCGGTTAGCAGGAAACAGCCAGCTCCGAAATGCCTTGTTGGATAGAGAGCCACTGGATAAGGTTCTGGTACGGTGGAGCGATGAACTTCAGATATGGCGTGAAAATACAACACAGTATCACATCTATGATTAG